In Pseudofrankia saprophytica, one genomic interval encodes:
- a CDS encoding DUF4038 domain-containing protein has translation MSLPGMVAAPEGVPCFLADTWWFALTSRLSDDRFGELARLRAAQGFSAVQLVVGIPPEVGPGNASAWSGHGPAWFADGRPNARYLDHARRRIEYLNAVGLKAVVYGCWGHQLAWLGVSGATTWWARLVERLDDLDVLYCLSGETNLWIGAEGALLPDRSTDDLRRSAARARLPGRLKGALRPLRARYVRHRHAAAARGRRAGWDQVLGALAASTDRPVLAHVVPGETSADALDRADLLAAVTVQTGHDQASRPLLWEWPARVARRFPGRPFINLEPWYEGIRDDFGPADQLFAYWVSMLAGAAAYCYGAHGMWNAGDGSFLAHWGKQSLDTAAALPTPGLLGASHRVLLRHGFPDPGGVTTVDAAGGTLRSITRARADGSGAVTFYPDASLVPDGPRARVRARPAARDGDGWYFAPDQGEPVAQPPGRGPIVLLT, from the coding sequence ATGTCGTTGCCGGGAATGGTGGCCGCCCCGGAGGGCGTGCCCTGCTTCCTGGCCGACACCTGGTGGTTCGCCCTCACCAGCCGGCTGTCCGACGACAGGTTCGGCGAGCTTGCCCGGCTACGGGCCGCGCAGGGGTTCAGCGCGGTCCAACTCGTCGTCGGCATCCCGCCCGAGGTGGGGCCGGGCAATGCCAGTGCCTGGAGTGGACATGGGCCGGCCTGGTTCGCCGACGGCCGCCCGAACGCGCGCTACCTCGACCATGCCAGGCGTCGCATCGAGTACCTCAACGCCGTCGGGCTGAAGGCCGTCGTCTACGGCTGCTGGGGCCACCAGCTGGCCTGGCTCGGCGTCTCCGGCGCCACCACGTGGTGGGCGCGGCTGGTGGAGCGGCTCGACGACCTGGACGTCCTCTACTGCCTGTCCGGTGAGACCAACCTGTGGATCGGCGCGGAGGGCGCGCTGCTGCCCGACCGGTCCACCGACGACCTGCGCCGCAGCGCCGCGCGCGCCCGTCTTCCGGGCCGGCTGAAGGGCGCGCTGCGGCCGCTGCGCGCCCGCTACGTCCGCCACCGGCACGCCGCCGCGGCGCGGGGACGCCGCGCCGGCTGGGACCAGGTGCTCGGCGCGCTCGCGGCCTCGACCGACCGGCCGGTGCTCGCGCACGTCGTCCCCGGCGAGACCAGCGCGGACGCGCTGGACCGGGCCGACCTGCTCGCCGCCGTCACCGTGCAGACCGGCCACGACCAGGCCAGCCGGCCGCTGTTGTGGGAATGGCCGGCGCGGGTCGCCCGGCGTTTCCCCGGCCGGCCGTTCATCAACCTGGAGCCCTGGTACGAGGGGATCCGGGACGACTTCGGCCCCGCCGACCAGCTGTTCGCGTACTGGGTGTCGATGCTCGCCGGCGCGGCGGCCTACTGCTACGGCGCGCACGGGATGTGGAACGCCGGCGACGGCTCGTTCCTGGCGCACTGGGGGAAGCAGAGCCTGGACACGGCGGCCGCGCTGCCCACGCCGGGGCTGCTCGGCGCGAGCCACCGGGTGCTGCTGCGTCACGGGTTTCCGGACCCCGGGGGCGTGACGACCGTCGACGCCGCCGGCGGAACGCTCCGCTCGATCACCCGGGCTCGCGCCGACGGCTCGGGCGCCGTCACGTTCTACCCCGACGCGTCGCTCGTGCCCGACGGGCCGCGCGCCCGCGTCCGGGCACGGCCGGCCGCCCGGGACGGGGACGGCTGGTACTTCGCCCCCGACCAGGGGGAACCCGTCGCCCAGCCACCCGGTAGGGGCCCCATTGTCCTGCTCACGTGA
- a CDS encoding TetR/AcrR family transcriptional regulator: protein MARPPARPAGEKSTREQILDVALELFTANGYEKTSLREIAERMNFSKAALYYHFASKDDILLALHLRLHEIGQAGLERIEMDRVRPADWVRMIDEFVDLLLENRQLFMFHLRNHAALENLQNHEHDGANQDIEERARRLLSDPGIPQARRLRLSFALGAVMIGLVMSGDLFASTPTEELRVELRSVVRDILEPGGVSPDADRESSQLLPR from the coding sequence ATGGCCAGGCCGCCGGCGCGCCCCGCGGGCGAGAAGAGCACTCGAGAGCAGATCCTCGACGTCGCTCTTGAGCTGTTCACCGCGAATGGCTATGAGAAGACCTCGCTGCGTGAGATCGCCGAGCGGATGAACTTCTCGAAGGCGGCCCTGTACTACCACTTCGCCAGCAAGGACGACATCCTGCTGGCGCTGCACCTGCGGCTGCACGAGATCGGCCAGGCGGGCCTGGAGCGGATCGAGATGGACCGGGTTCGCCCGGCCGACTGGGTCCGCATGATCGACGAGTTCGTCGACCTGCTGCTGGAGAACCGCCAGCTCTTCATGTTCCACCTGCGCAATCACGCGGCGCTGGAGAACCTGCAGAACCATGAGCACGACGGTGCGAACCAGGACATCGAGGAACGTGCCCGGCGCCTGCTGAGTGACCCGGGGATACCGCAGGCACGACGCTTGCGGCTGTCCTTCGCGCTGGGCGCGGTGATGATCGGGCTCGTGATGAGCGGCGACCTGTTCGCGAGTACTCCGACCGAGGAGCTGCGGGTGGAGCTGCGCTCCGTCGTCCGCGACATCCTCGAGCCCGGCGGCGTCTCGCCGGACGCCGACCGCGAGAGCTCTCAGCTCCTACCACGGTAG
- a CDS encoding ATP-binding cassette domain-containing protein, with amino-acid sequence MVQTMIEAEGLTKRYGETQALAGIDLSVPAGTILGVLGPNGAGKSTAVRILTTLARPTSGWAKVAGHDVVTQAGEVRRRIGVTAQDATLDEALTGRQNLRMVAELAGLRRAEGATRAAELLERFELTYAADRPVRGYSGGMRRRLDLAASLVANPPVLFLDEPTTGLDPTSRARMWDVIRELVGQGTTLLLTTQYLDEADALADRIVVIDHGQIIANGTPSELKGAVGGTRLEVTLTAAHDGAVGALAPLVAGRVDVSADGRRLRAAVNAGAGVATAVIRALDAVGAVVDDVAVHPPSLDDVFFALTRTGAAAASQTSADSADPTGSGSAADAGEPAAPMPRTPAMATGLPVATYPNKINGAL; translated from the coding sequence ATGGTCCAGACGATGATCGAGGCCGAGGGCCTCACCAAGCGCTACGGCGAGACCCAGGCGCTCGCCGGGATCGACCTGAGCGTCCCGGCGGGGACGATCCTCGGCGTGCTCGGCCCCAACGGGGCCGGCAAGAGCACCGCCGTCCGGATCCTCACCACGCTGGCGAGGCCGACCAGCGGCTGGGCCAAGGTCGCCGGCCACGACGTGGTCACCCAGGCCGGCGAGGTCCGCCGCCGGATCGGCGTGACCGCGCAGGACGCGACGCTCGACGAGGCGCTGACCGGCCGGCAGAACCTGCGGATGGTCGCCGAGCTCGCCGGCCTGCGCCGCGCCGAGGGCGCCACCCGGGCGGCCGAGCTGCTCGAGCGGTTCGAGCTGACCTACGCGGCCGACCGGCCGGTGCGCGGCTACTCGGGCGGCATGCGCCGGCGGCTCGACCTGGCCGCGAGCCTGGTCGCCAATCCGCCGGTGCTCTTCCTCGACGAGCCGACCACCGGCCTCGACCCGACCAGCCGGGCCAGGATGTGGGACGTCATCCGAGAGCTGGTCGGGCAGGGCACCACCCTGCTGCTGACCACCCAGTACCTCGACGAGGCCGACGCCCTGGCCGACCGGATCGTCGTCATCGACCACGGCCAGATCATCGCGAACGGCACCCCCAGCGAGCTGAAGGGCGCCGTCGGCGGGACCCGGCTCGAGGTGACCCTCACCGCCGCCCACGACGGCGCGGTCGGGGCGCTCGCGCCGCTGGTCGCGGGTCGGGTCGACGTCAGCGCCGACGGCCGGCGGCTGCGGGCCGCGGTCAACGCCGGCGCGGGCGTGGCGACAGCGGTGATCCGCGCGCTCGACGCCGTCGGCGCCGTCGTCGACGACGTCGCGGTGCACCCGCCGTCGCTCGACGACGTCTTCTTCGCGCTCACCCGCACCGGCGCCGCCGCCGCCAGCCAGACATCCGCCGACAGCGCCGACCCCACGGGCAGCGGTAGCGCGGCCGACGCCGGCGAGCCGGCGGCACCCATGCCGCGTACGCCGGCCATGGCCACGGGCCTGCCGGTCGCCACCTACCCCAACAAGATCAACGGAGCCTTGTGA